From Pseudodesulfovibrio sp. S3, one genomic window encodes:
- a CDS encoding winged helix-turn-helix transcriptional regulator produces MADQFQNVATGMLITNGLYLKPSKSTRVLAILDALSRDSSSSQFELGRQLNLSGAMVNQYLKQLQGDGLVEFFPINGKSYHYTLTERGEQARRKMFSDYSSETVRLYSTIKEFVLDKLKHLNKEGKRRLALFGASETCEVVLSALRGTPFQVMILLDNDTKKQGQIFNGHVVSAPHVLDQVDCDAVVITSFGKQGEIFEQLKPYSEKRGFQIVRF; encoded by the coding sequence ATGGCAGATCAATTTCAAAATGTGGCGACCGGGATGCTGATAACCAACGGGCTTTACCTCAAACCGAGCAAGAGTACCCGGGTGTTGGCCATTCTGGATGCCCTTTCCAGGGATTCCAGTTCTTCCCAGTTCGAACTTGGGAGGCAGTTGAATTTATCGGGAGCCATGGTCAACCAATACCTCAAGCAGCTTCAGGGCGATGGCTTGGTGGAGTTTTTCCCCATTAACGGCAAAAGCTACCACTATACGCTCACGGAACGCGGCGAACAGGCCAGGCGGAAGATGTTTTCGGATTATTCCTCGGAAACGGTTCGCCTCTATTCCACCATCAAGGAGTTCGTCCTCGACAAGCTGAAGCACCTGAACAAGGAAGGCAAGCGCCGGCTGGCCCTTTTCGGGGCATCCGAGACATGCGAAGTGGTGCTTTCCGCCCTCAGGGGCACGCCGTTCCAGGTCATGATCCTTCTTGACAACGATACCAAGAAACAGGGGCAGATTTTCAATGGCCATGTGGTTTCCGCACCACATGTTCTGGATCAGGTGGACTGCGACGCCGTGGTCATCACCTCCTTTGGCAAGCAGGGCGAGATATTTGAGCAGCTCAAGCCGTATTCCGAAAAGCGCGGATTCCAAATTGTGAGATTCTGA
- a CDS encoding MarR family transcriptional regulator: MQNTSLYLQNCLYFTANALARNITRMAERAFKDTDLSPSHAFAIMLVNELPGITIKELSEHLHLAHSTMVRFTDKLVYLDLVERKQDKRVVRVYPTDKAREMQKDIKTAWTRLHEDYSKILGREQGDELTRTIFKANQRIEDLA; this comes from the coding sequence ATGCAAAACACATCGCTCTATCTTCAAAACTGTCTCTACTTTACAGCCAACGCCCTGGCCCGAAATATCACCAGAATGGCGGAGAGGGCGTTCAAGGACACGGACCTGTCCCCATCGCATGCCTTTGCCATCATGCTTGTGAACGAACTGCCCGGAATCACCATCAAGGAGTTGTCCGAACACCTGCACCTGGCTCATTCCACCATGGTAAGATTCACGGACAAACTTGTTTACCTGGACCTGGTCGAACGGAAACAAGACAAGCGGGTGGTCCGCGTCTACCCCACAGACAAGGCCCGAGAAATGCAGAAAGACATAAAAACGGCGTGGACACGGCTGCATGAGGATTACAGCAAGATTCTCGGCAGGGAGCAGGGGGACGAACTGACCAGGACTATTTTCAAAGCCAACCAGAGAATCGAAGATTTGGCTTAG
- a CDS encoding flavin reductase family protein: MNGRINIGDNAFILPEPQTILGTMLDGKPNFMAMAWVTRVNSKPCLMGMAVNKRHASHRAILATGEYSINIPSVDMVAETDYVGLASGNRTDKSDLFDVHFGELANAPLIRQCPLSMEFRLLQQMELSNDTLFVGELVAAWTEEQFLTDGYVDIKKVKPFTLTMPDNRFWAVGEQVGRAWHDGKKLRNLPDAG; this comes from the coding sequence ATGAACGGACGTATCAACATCGGCGACAACGCCTTTATCCTGCCCGAGCCTCAGACCATCCTGGGAACCATGCTCGACGGCAAACCCAACTTCATGGCCATGGCCTGGGTCACGAGGGTCAACTCCAAGCCGTGCCTCATGGGTATGGCCGTCAATAAGCGCCACGCCAGCCACAGGGCCATCCTGGCAACAGGCGAGTACTCCATCAACATCCCGTCCGTAGACATGGTCGCCGAGACCGACTACGTGGGACTGGCCTCAGGAAACCGGACCGACAAATCCGACCTGTTCGACGTCCACTTCGGGGAACTGGCGAACGCCCCGCTCATCCGGCAGTGCCCACTCTCCATGGAATTCCGCCTGCTCCAGCAGATGGAGTTAAGCAACGACACCCTGTTCGTCGGCGAGCTGGTGGCGGCCTGGACCGAGGAACAATTCCTGACCGACGGATATGTGGACATCAAAAAGGTCAAGCCCTTCACCCTGACCATGCCGGACAACCGCTTCTGGGCCGTGGGCGAACAGGTGGGCCGGGCCTGGCATGACGGGAAAAAGCTGCGCAATCTGCCAGATGCCGGGTAG
- a CDS encoding chemotaxis protein produces MSQTDILLETGTNELEIIEFFINEETPKGVETHYFGVNVAKVLEVVEAPEGLEGSEAAVHPSFLGTIPLRDLILPVVDLSVWLNITRTHEVNEPIIVTEFNAMITGFLVSGVTQIHRVNWADVEPPCKYFSALDTNCITGTIKINDRFVIMLDLEMVLADLDESGQTQTNLTSLVSDVRYRALVADDSTSVRHLLEKNFTAANFEVTVVGDGAEAWAKLGAIKAQALSEGKSPLDYLDVVVSDVEMPQMDGYTLTRRIKEDPVLKVLPVTLFSSLISKSVLHKGKAVMADAQVTKPEFDGLTSKVIDLIKGWDRGDAVD; encoded by the coding sequence ATGAGCCAAACGGATATCTTGCTGGAAACGGGAACAAATGAACTCGAAATAATAGAATTTTTCATCAATGAAGAGACCCCCAAGGGGGTTGAGACGCATTATTTCGGTGTCAATGTCGCCAAGGTTCTGGAAGTGGTGGAGGCCCCCGAGGGGTTGGAAGGTTCAGAAGCAGCCGTTCACCCGAGTTTTCTTGGCACCATCCCCTTGCGCGACCTGATCCTTCCGGTGGTGGACCTGAGTGTGTGGCTGAATATCACCCGTACCCATGAGGTGAACGAGCCGATCATCGTGACGGAGTTCAACGCCATGATCACCGGGTTCCTTGTGTCTGGCGTAACCCAGATCCATCGGGTCAACTGGGCTGACGTGGAGCCTCCGTGCAAATATTTTTCCGCTCTGGACACTAATTGCATCACCGGGACCATCAAGATAAATGATCGCTTTGTGATCATGCTCGATCTTGAGATGGTCCTGGCCGATCTTGATGAATCGGGTCAGACCCAGACCAATCTGACCAGTCTTGTTTCGGATGTGCGGTACAGGGCGCTTGTCGCTGACGACTCCACTTCGGTGCGGCACTTGCTCGAAAAGAATTTCACGGCGGCCAATTTCGAGGTCACTGTGGTCGGAGACGGAGCCGAGGCCTGGGCCAAGCTCGGAGCCATCAAAGCGCAGGCCCTGTCAGAAGGTAAAAGCCCACTGGACTACCTGGATGTGGTGGTTTCGGATGTGGAGATGCCCCAGATGGACGGCTACACCCTGACCCGCCGCATAAAAGAAGACCCTGTTCTCAAGGTGCTTCCAGTGACCCTGTTCTCGTCTCTCATCTCCAAGTCCGTCCTGCATAAGGGCAAGGCGGTCATGGCCGATGCCCAGGTGACCAAACCGGAATTCGACGGCCTCACGAGCAAGGTCATTGATTTGATCAAGGGCTGGGATCGGGGAGATGCGGTGGATTAG
- a CDS encoding long-chain fatty acid--CoA ligase, which translates to MDQLDRPWLKAYDPDVPPTLDYDKIPLFKFLDRAAHKWPKRKAIVFKNWSINYAKLKVQSEIFAANLKASGVRKGDRVALMLPNLPQTIIAFWGVLRAGAIGVMTNPLYMETEIIHQFNDAGVRCCITLDLLWPKLSKLRESIPVERFYITTIGEGLKFPMNALYALQAKKNGSSPKVPYDGKNVLPFKQLTKGREKYTDQRVDAEDTALLQYTGGTTGVAKGCILTHFNIGANMQQCHAMMHTLGKKKETFLGILPYFHIYGLTTCLAWPTSLGATLAPFPRYVPQDVLKGIQKLKPTVFPGAPSLYISLLQQKDIDKYDLKSIDVCVSGSAPMPVEYMEQFKERAGGTPITEGYGLTEASPVTHFNPLEGVSKYGSIGLPFPDTDAKIVDMEVGGDPLPPGKRGELVVRGPQIMKGYFNRPDATADVLRNGWLYTGDIATMDEEGYFYIVDRKKDLIISGGYNIYPREIDEVLHSHPKIKEAVSVGIPHAARGEIVKAFVVAQDGEELSPSNVISFCREKLASYKVPRQVEFRTELPKTMVGKVLRRALREEEIAKGKSRNRKRAEAKATADQTGQA; encoded by the coding sequence ATGGATCAACTCGACCGCCCCTGGCTCAAGGCCTACGACCCTGACGTCCCGCCCACCCTGGATTACGACAAGATACCGCTGTTCAAATTCCTGGACCGAGCTGCGCACAAGTGGCCCAAGCGAAAGGCCATCGTCTTTAAAAACTGGTCGATCAACTATGCCAAGCTTAAGGTCCAGAGCGAAATTTTCGCGGCCAACCTCAAGGCTTCGGGCGTACGCAAAGGTGACAGGGTGGCATTGATGCTGCCCAACCTGCCCCAGACCATCATCGCCTTCTGGGGCGTACTACGGGCCGGCGCCATCGGGGTCATGACCAACCCCCTGTACATGGAGACCGAGATCATCCACCAGTTCAACGATGCCGGGGTGCGCTGCTGCATCACCCTGGACCTGCTCTGGCCCAAACTCTCCAAACTGCGCGAGTCCATTCCGGTGGAACGGTTCTACATCACCACCATCGGCGAAGGGCTGAAATTCCCCATGAACGCGCTCTACGCCCTTCAGGCCAAAAAGAACGGATCGTCCCCCAAGGTTCCCTATGACGGCAAGAACGTGCTGCCGTTCAAGCAACTGACAAAAGGCCGTGAAAAATACACGGACCAGAGGGTCGACGCTGAAGACACGGCCCTGCTGCAATACACCGGCGGCACCACGGGTGTGGCCAAGGGGTGTATCCTGACCCATTTCAACATCGGCGCGAACATGCAGCAATGCCACGCCATGATGCACACCCTGGGCAAGAAAAAGGAAACCTTTCTCGGCATCCTGCCCTATTTCCATATTTATGGTCTGACCACCTGCCTGGCCTGGCCCACCAGCCTGGGCGCGACCCTGGCTCCCTTCCCCCGCTACGTACCCCAGGACGTGCTCAAGGGTATCCAGAAACTCAAACCCACGGTTTTTCCGGGAGCGCCCTCCCTCTATATTTCCCTGCTCCAGCAAAAGGACATCGACAAATACGACCTCAAATCCATTGACGTATGCGTTTCCGGGTCCGCCCCCATGCCGGTGGAATACATGGAGCAATTCAAGGAACGGGCGGGCGGCACCCCCATCACCGAGGGATACGGTCTGACCGAAGCCTCGCCGGTCACGCATTTCAATCCGCTGGAAGGCGTCAGCAAATACGGCTCCATAGGCCTGCCGTTCCCGGATACGGACGCCAAGATCGTGGACATGGAAGTGGGCGGCGACCCCTTGCCTCCGGGCAAACGCGGCGAACTGGTGGTCCGCGGCCCCCAAATCATGAAGGGATATTTCAACCGCCCCGATGCCACGGCCGACGTACTCAGGAACGGCTGGCTCTACACGGGCGACATCGCCACCATGGATGAAGAGGGCTACTTCTACATCGTGGACCGCAAGAAAGACCTGATCATCTCCGGGGGCTACAACATCTACCCACGCGAAATCGACGAAGTCCTGCACTCCCACCCCAAGATCAAGGAGGCCGTGTCCGTGGGCATTCCCCACGCAGCGCGCGGCGAGATCGTCAAGGCCTTTGTGGTCGCCCAGGACGGGGAGGAGCTTTCCCCCAGCAACGTCATTTCCTTCTGCCGCGAAAAATTGGCAAGCTACAAGGTGCCCCGCCAGGTGGAGTTCCGGACGGAACTGCCCAAGACCATGGTGGGCAAGGTGCTCCGTCGCGCCCTGCGTGAAGAGGAAATAGCCAAGGGCAAAAGCAGGAACAGGAAACGCGCCGAAGCAAAGGCCACTGCCGACCAGACCGGCCAGGCGTGA
- a CDS encoding right-handed parallel beta-helix repeat-containing protein encodes MHPLCTTLIFMLFLAVPAHADQVVIGTGQPAQDVDNVQAAVDKGGSVLLKGNFNFGPEGRVKLTKNVRIRGEADAIGEPETTITGGFWTLYSPLPYEGAPPADDGPIIAIQALRFDGAKGTPLHFPYAGGLDVSGCTVTDVIPQLVNIEWSGGDTLPFQAGIIVGNRIVHTRDRLKRAVTGTVRIADNRFHMMNNKPDTTAGYGVLVDWTTGADITIKNNIINHTSRNGIEVLDNILGSKGNGTISIAGNRITTDEEGVEYPHKYGPNGIVAGWYFDTSGGADFSRNNRIAVTGNRIEGRGEASTGILLYANDMVVACNDLIMGGGAEARGIVQTGSRGFFANNRVRGEARYAVYCHPFESLVATANTFAWTDLSLFTGIQGQVLLGGSVNVVVGKISSLTDKGKGNRTVETPPCSLPEVDPEGESWEPVDAQ; translated from the coding sequence ATGCATCCCCTTTGTACTACCCTGATATTCATGCTCTTCCTCGCAGTCCCGGCCCATGCCGATCAGGTCGTGATCGGTACAGGCCAACCGGCCCAGGACGTGGACAATGTCCAGGCAGCCGTGGACAAGGGAGGCTCGGTACTGCTCAAGGGCAATTTCAACTTCGGCCCCGAGGGGCGGGTGAAACTCACCAAAAACGTGCGCATCCGGGGCGAAGCCGACGCCATAGGCGAACCCGAAACAACCATTACCGGCGGATTCTGGACCCTGTATTCTCCCCTGCCCTACGAAGGGGCACCGCCTGCAGACGATGGACCCATCATCGCCATCCAGGCCCTGCGCTTCGATGGGGCCAAAGGCACGCCGCTGCATTTTCCCTATGCTGGCGGCTTGGACGTGAGCGGCTGCACGGTGACGGACGTCATTCCGCAACTCGTGAACATCGAATGGTCCGGCGGCGACACCCTGCCCTTCCAGGCCGGGATCATCGTGGGCAACCGCATCGTCCACACCAGGGATCGATTGAAACGGGCTGTCACCGGAACCGTGCGCATAGCCGACAACCGGTTTCACATGATGAACAACAAACCTGATACCACCGCAGGATACGGCGTGCTCGTTGATTGGACCACCGGTGCTGACATCACCATCAAAAACAACATCATCAACCACACCTCGCGAAACGGCATCGAAGTCCTGGACAACATCCTCGGGAGCAAGGGGAACGGGACCATCAGCATCGCCGGAAACCGCATCACCACCGACGAGGAGGGCGTTGAATATCCGCACAAGTATGGTCCGAACGGAATCGTGGCCGGCTGGTATTTTGACACTTCCGGCGGAGCGGACTTCTCCCGCAACAACCGAATCGCCGTCACCGGCAACCGCATCGAAGGACGGGGCGAGGCCTCCACAGGCATCTTGCTCTATGCCAACGACATGGTAGTCGCCTGCAACGACCTGATCATGGGCGGCGGAGCCGAAGCGCGCGGCATCGTGCAGACCGGATCACGCGGGTTCTTCGCCAACAATCGGGTGCGGGGCGAAGCACGATATGCAGTCTATTGCCACCCCTTCGAGTCCCTGGTGGCCACGGCCAACACCTTTGCCTGGACCGACCTGAGCCTCTTCACCGGCATCCAGGGCCAGGTACTGCTCGGCGGCTCGGTCAACGTGGTGGTAGGCAAGATTTCTTCCCTCACGGACAAGGGCAAAGGCAACCGGACAGTGGAAACCCCGCCCTGCTCACTGCCCGAAGTCGACCCCGAAGGCGAATCATGGGAACCCGTGGACGCCCAGTAA
- a CDS encoding DUF2325 domain-containing protein — MCAAIIGGMDRLKKEYLTEAKKNGIKIKHFTGKERKISKTLGNVDFVVMFTNKVSHKARTEVLDAVRGKGVPVYMHHSCGLSTLRKQLEEMAG; from the coding sequence ATGTGCGCAGCAATCATTGGCGGAATGGACCGGCTGAAAAAGGAATACCTGACTGAAGCCAAAAAAAATGGTATAAAGATCAAACACTTTACAGGAAAAGAACGGAAAATATCCAAGACGCTCGGCAATGTGGATTTCGTGGTCATGTTCACCAACAAGGTCTCCCACAAAGCCAGGACAGAAGTCCTTGATGCTGTCCGTGGCAAGGGCGTGCCTGTGTACATGCATCACTCATGTGGTCTGAGCACCCTGCGCAAGCAGCTTGAGGAAATGGCCGGCTAA
- a CDS encoding methyl-accepting chemotaxis protein, whose translation MRLRTRMTLMQVATVVAAIMVLCWLFIQQITSYAESEMETFRKEKMVEEQQQLKDFVQMATGTIDSYYSRSMDVEALKKAKQEDLKRIVDAVYGQVEDYYNRNKNAMGPDELVRGLAQIVIPARYDGANYVWVQNLENMILAHPSETMMGKDMSQLKDINGKRIIASMTEVARGQGEGIVDYWWPKPGEEEAKLKVSYVRFLPEAGWIVGTGAWIEDITAEMKAEALQQVGKMRLTDGNYFWINDLDLKMVMHPIKPDLDGQSVGEMQDSRGKRLFQEMVSVVKAESQGYVSYYWGKPGKDGDFPKLSFVKLFEPWGWVVGMGVYIDGIDEAVAAKKAALDQTIASMVLIVLVISVALALVGVVAGVFGSKSVTNTIGGEPVDIAGIAARVSDGDLTIASSGNGNQERGILKSMKDMAGNLRGVVTEVQRATDNVAAGSEELSSSSETLSQSTIEQAASIEEVSASLVEIVRSIRKNADNAEETSRIADSSNKAIMSGEESVRKTVVAMREIADKVSFIEEIARQTNLLALNAAIEAARAGEQGKGFAVVAAEVRKLAERSGQTAQEISTLSVSSVDVAEQTGELFAKLTPEIAKTAELIRGVAEVCAEQNHGVSQIEKAMEQFDAVIQQNSMASEEMASTAEELASQAAALQTAMRYFQVGDDPALAYKKARQLELPGGGVEYEQ comes from the coding sequence ATGAGGCTCAGGACAAGGATGACGTTGATGCAGGTAGCCACGGTGGTAGCAGCCATCATGGTGCTTTGCTGGTTGTTTATTCAACAGATCACCAGCTACGCAGAATCTGAAATGGAGACATTCCGTAAGGAAAAGATGGTCGAGGAGCAACAGCAACTCAAGGATTTCGTTCAGATGGCAACCGGCACCATCGACAGTTATTACAGCCGGTCCATGGATGTCGAGGCCCTGAAGAAAGCCAAGCAGGAAGATCTCAAGCGGATCGTGGACGCGGTGTACGGGCAGGTGGAGGATTACTATAACCGCAACAAGAACGCCATGGGACCGGACGAGCTTGTCAGGGGGTTGGCTCAAATAGTCATCCCTGCACGGTACGATGGGGCCAATTATGTATGGGTGCAGAATCTTGAAAACATGATCCTGGCACATCCCAGTGAAACAATGATGGGCAAGGATATGAGCCAGCTCAAGGATATCAATGGCAAAAGGATTATTGCTTCCATGACGGAGGTTGCCAGGGGCCAGGGCGAGGGCATTGTGGACTACTGGTGGCCCAAGCCCGGTGAGGAAGAAGCCAAGCTCAAGGTCTCCTATGTGCGTTTCCTGCCCGAAGCCGGATGGATCGTCGGCACCGGGGCGTGGATCGAGGACATCACGGCCGAGATGAAGGCCGAGGCCCTGCAGCAGGTGGGCAAGATGCGTTTGACGGATGGCAACTATTTCTGGATCAACGATCTCGACTTGAAGATGGTCATGCACCCCATCAAGCCCGACCTCGACGGGCAGAGTGTGGGTGAAATGCAGGACAGCCGGGGCAAGCGGCTCTTCCAGGAAATGGTCTCGGTGGTCAAGGCGGAGAGTCAGGGCTATGTCTCCTATTATTGGGGCAAGCCCGGCAAGGACGGTGATTTTCCCAAGCTTTCATTCGTGAAGCTTTTCGAGCCATGGGGATGGGTCGTCGGCATGGGTGTCTACATCGATGGTATTGATGAGGCGGTCGCAGCCAAGAAGGCCGCCCTGGACCAGACCATCGCTTCCATGGTGCTCATTGTCCTGGTCATATCCGTGGCGCTCGCCCTGGTGGGTGTGGTCGCCGGGGTGTTCGGTTCCAAGTCCGTGACCAACACCATCGGCGGAGAGCCGGTGGACATCGCAGGCATAGCTGCTCGGGTCTCGGATGGAGACCTGACCATTGCCAGCTCAGGCAACGGGAATCAGGAGCGGGGCATCCTCAAATCCATGAAGGATATGGCCGGCAACCTCAGGGGCGTGGTTACCGAGGTCCAGCGGGCTACCGACAATGTGGCCGCAGGCAGCGAGGAGCTTTCCTCCTCGTCGGAAACCCTTTCCCAGTCGACCATCGAACAGGCCGCATCCATCGAGGAGGTTTCGGCATCCCTGGTCGAGATCGTACGTTCCATCCGCAAGAACGCGGACAATGCCGAGGAGACGAGCCGGATCGCCGATTCGAGCAACAAGGCCATCATGTCCGGCGAGGAATCCGTGCGCAAGACCGTGGTTGCCATGCGCGAGATTGCCGACAAGGTGTCCTTCATTGAGGAGATCGCCCGCCAAACCAATTTGCTGGCACTCAATGCCGCCATTGAGGCGGCCCGCGCCGGGGAGCAGGGCAAGGGATTCGCAGTGGTGGCCGCCGAGGTCCGCAAGTTGGCCGAACGCAGCGGGCAGACCGCCCAGGAGATCAGCACCCTGTCCGTGTCCAGTGTCGATGTGGCCGAGCAGACCGGAGAGCTGTTTGCCAAATTGACGCCGGAGATTGCCAAGACCGCAGAGTTGATCAGGGGGGTTGCCGAGGTGTGCGCCGAGCAGAACCACGGGGTCAGTCAGATAGAGAAGGCCATGGAGCAGTTCGACGCTGTCATCCAGCAGAACTCCATGGCTTCGGAAGAAATGGCCTCCACTGCGGAGGAACTGGCCAGCCAGGCTGCTGCGCTTCAGACGGCCATGCGCTATTTTCAGGTAGGTGATGATCCTGCCTTGGCCTACAAGAAGGCGCGGCAACTGGAACTGCCGGGGGGTGGTGTCGAATACGAGCAATAA
- a CDS encoding ABC transporter substrate-binding protein gives MLVCCAFLLAGCGEDKANTIKIGFNLPLTGDIPEVGEGSKNAAEMYLKDINDAGGLEVGGQKYMLEFVYMDNESKAESATNVALKLIDQENVVAIIGPNSSKQAVPAGGTCNDNHVPMISPWSTNPNTTLDRPWVFRAAFLDPFQGPVVADFAAKKFDAKTSAVLFDVSNDYSKGLAEIFKSSWEAKNLGPVVAFESHGTKDQDFSAQLTTIIAANPDFIFVPDNYNQVALIIQQARDLGYTGPFMGSDAWGTPDLIKLCGDVCFGNYFSTHYAAAGAKGATKVFIDRYEAAYGATPADYAALTWDSIGIMLEAIKNAGKVVSDPVEMRSLIRDGLSAIKSFDGITGSSKFDAQGDPIKCAVVVKISDKGEFVFEESVCP, from the coding sequence ATGTTGGTCTGCTGCGCCTTTCTGCTGGCCGGTTGCGGCGAAGACAAAGCCAATACCATTAAAATCGGTTTCAACCTGCCCCTGACCGGTGATATCCCGGAAGTTGGCGAAGGCTCCAAGAACGCTGCCGAGATGTACCTCAAGGACATCAACGACGCTGGCGGCCTGGAAGTCGGCGGCCAGAAGTACATGCTCGAATTCGTCTACATGGATAACGAATCCAAGGCCGAATCCGCCACCAACGTGGCCCTGAAGCTCATCGACCAGGAAAATGTCGTCGCCATTATCGGCCCCAACTCCTCCAAACAGGCCGTGCCCGCCGGCGGTACCTGCAACGACAACCACGTACCCATGATTTCTCCGTGGTCCACCAACCCGAACACCACCCTGGACCGCCCCTGGGTCTTCCGCGCAGCCTTCCTCGATCCTTTCCAGGGTCCGGTTGTCGCCGACTTCGCGGCCAAAAAATTTGACGCCAAGACCTCTGCCGTCCTCTTCGACGTGTCCAACGACTACTCCAAGGGATTGGCCGAAATCTTCAAGTCCTCCTGGGAAGCCAAAAACCTCGGCCCGGTCGTGGCTTTTGAGTCCCACGGCACCAAGGACCAGGATTTCTCCGCTCAGTTGACCACCATCATTGCAGCCAACCCGGACTTCATCTTTGTCCCGGACAACTACAATCAGGTTGCCCTGATCATCCAGCAGGCACGTGACCTCGGCTACACCGGTCCCTTCATGGGTTCCGACGCCTGGGGCACCCCTGACCTGATCAAGCTGTGCGGCGACGTGTGCTTCGGCAACTACTTCTCCACCCACTACGCCGCTGCCGGCGCCAAGGGTGCCACCAAGGTCTTCATTGATCGTTATGAAGCAGCCTACGGCGCCACCCCGGCCGACTACGCCGCCCTGACCTGGGATTCCATCGGCATCATGCTCGAAGCCATCAAGAACGCCGGCAAGGTCGTGTCCGACCCGGTCGAGATGCGCTCCCTGATCCGCGACGGCCTGTCTGCCATCAAGTCCTTTGACGGT
- a CDS encoding N-acetylneuraminate synthase family protein, with product MKQIQSVTLRSGITIGKGHPCFVVAEIGNNHQGEFDIAKQMIDEAAAAGVQGVKFQKRDNDALLTREGRAAAYTGPNSFGPTYGEHRNALELSIGQMAQLKEYSESLGLVFFASAWDDPSLAQILDLDVELLKISSAELVNVPLVRKYAAAGIPIILSTGMSGLDDIDVALAEIQSYHADVVLLHCNSTYPCPEEQIGLPVMDALRDRYGLPVGYSGHEKGIGPSVAAAALGACVVERHFTLDKTLKGTDHQASLEPQELASMVTMIREVEKALQIKGKVVFPDEQAAAKKLRKCIVFSRDLPAGHILTEADLTTRCPRVGVSPVHWDEVIGVALNRSVKHEEPVQWDALSLAETECVGAVSS from the coding sequence ATGAAACAGATTCAGTCCGTCACACTTCGTTCAGGCATTACCATCGGCAAGGGACACCCCTGCTTCGTGGTCGCCGAAATCGGCAACAATCATCAGGGCGAATTTGATATCGCCAAGCAGATGATCGATGAGGCCGCCGCCGCCGGCGTGCAGGGCGTCAAGTTCCAGAAACGGGACAATGACGCGCTGCTGACCCGGGAGGGGAGGGCCGCTGCCTATACCGGACCCAACAGCTTCGGGCCCACTTACGGGGAGCATCGCAACGCCCTTGAACTGTCCATCGGGCAGATGGCGCAGCTCAAGGAGTACAGTGAATCCCTCGGGCTGGTCTTTTTTGCCTCGGCCTGGGACGATCCGAGCCTGGCCCAAATCCTGGACCTGGACGTGGAGCTGCTGAAAATCAGTTCCGCTGAACTGGTCAATGTGCCTTTGGTCCGTAAATATGCGGCCGCCGGGATTCCCATCATTCTTTCCACGGGCATGAGCGGTCTTGATGACATTGATGTGGCTCTGGCCGAAATTCAGTCCTATCACGCTGACGTAGTACTCCTGCATTGCAATTCCACCTATCCCTGCCCGGAAGAACAGATCGGCCTGCCGGTCATGGACGCCCTGCGCGACCGTTACGGTCTCCCCGTGGGGTATTCGGGACACGAGAAAGGCATCGGTCCCAGTGTTGCTGCGGCCGCTCTGGGGGCGTGTGTGGTGGAGCGTCATTTTACTCTGGACAAGACCTTGAAGGGGACCGATCACCAGGCATCCTTGGAGCCGCAGGAACTGGCCAGCATGGTGACCATGATCCGTGAGGTGGAGAAGGCGCTCCAGATCAAGGGCAAAGTTGTCTTTCCCGATGAACAGGCCGCTGCCAAGAAGCTGAGAAAATGCATCGTGTTTTCGCGCGACCTGCCGGCGGGCCATATCCTTACCGAAGCCGACCTGACCACCCGTTGCCCGCGCGTGGGTGTCTCCCCGGTACATTGGGACGAGGTCATCGGCGTTGCGCTCAACCGTTCGGTCAAGCACGAGGAGCCGGTCCAATGGGATGCACTGAGTCTGGCCGAAACCGAATGCGTCGGAGCCGTATCGTCTTGA